One region of Rana temporaria chromosome 9, aRanTem1.1, whole genome shotgun sequence genomic DNA includes:
- the LOC120914138 gene encoding protein ALP1-like encodes MASGSQYFNYKKYFSFVLMAVADANYCFTYIDIGSYGSSADSAIFGNSSFGQLLRTDGLDLPQNSPLPGTNGPPLPSVFVGDEAFALNTHLLRPYSGHNLNEDKRIFNYRLSRARRVVECAFGILANKWRVLHTPIVLNMQNAISAVEAACALHNFVRQRDGLDYEEPVHETLERAHWTGVRGNTQGTHVREQYAAYFVSPEGQVPWQLNSI; translated from the coding sequence ATGGCTAGTGGGAGCCAGTATTTCAATTATAAGAAATACTTTTCATTCGTCTTAATGGCTGTGGCTGATGCCAATTATTGCTTTACCTATATTGACATTGGTTCCTATGGAAGTAGTGCAGACTCTGCGATTTTTGGGAACTCCTCTTTTGGGCAATTACTTCGAACAGATGGTCTGGACCTTCCACAAAATAGTCCACTCCCGGGCACAAACGGCCCTCCCCTACCAAGTGTCTTTGTGGGTGATGAGGCTTTTGCTCTGAACACACACCTACTTCGGCCTTATTCAGGACATAATCTGAACGAAGACAAACGCATATTCAACTACCGGCTTAGCAGAGCACGCCGCGTAGTTGAGTGTGCTTTTGGAATTTTGGCGAACAAGTGGAGGGTTCTCCACACACCGATTGTGCTCAACATGCAAAATGCCATTAGTGCTGTAGAAGCGGCGTGTGCCTTGCACAATTTTGTCAGGCAGCGCGATGGTCTAGATTACGAGGAGCCAGTCCATGAGACTCTGGAAAGAGCTCATTGGACTGGTGTACGTGGGAACACACAGGGGACACATGTCCGTGAACAGTATGCGGCATACTTTGTCTCTCCTGAAGGGCAGGTCCCTTGGCAGCTCAATTCCATTTAA
- the LOC120914137 gene encoding extensin-like — translation MATLEPEPQHSEASNSNATRPLAEQPPVNIAHIGPPRALRRRAPAPDPALDRMLDIMTNMSDRMSNRSYGQNVAKCLGELIDKVPPNLQAVVLSCTARYISTFIPPTEADDLSEPPPPYGPYANKRTEHVPTPPTTHFSPPPVTLWTGPQLSDQPPRPTPPPTSAHHPFTTTLSHLPPVPTPSTHTSLNPFPYTQPSSYHPHSPFPHLSTPPVTYSTLPPTTLSSYHPPPSTYPALTTTPTSHYPHRPRQSTFRNAPTRTPPPPQATPPSNWSGEDSTTSTWPPFAHALSVAMSPHGEEDSSPNLQQL, via the coding sequence ATGGCTACTCTGGAGCCGGAACCGCAGCACTCCGAGGCATCAAATTCTAATGCAACAAgaccacttgcagagcagcccccAGTTAACATTGCGCATATTGGACCTCCGCGTGCTCTGCGTAGGAGGGCTCCTGCTCCGGATCCAGCCCTGGATCGTATGTTGGACATTATGACCAACATGTCTGACCGGATGAGCAATAGATCGTATGGCCAAAATGTAGCAAAATGTCTGGGGGAACTAATCGACAAAGTTCCCCCAAATCTGCAAGCGGTGGTGCTGTCCTGTACGGCTAGATACATCTCGACATTTATACCCCCGACAGAAGCTGACGATTTATCCGAACCACCACCACCCTATGGCCCATATGCCAATAAACGGACCGAGCATGTCCCAACACCACCCACGACCCATTTCTCCCCACCACCCGTTACCCTTTGGACAGGACCACAGCTTTCCGACCAACCTCCTCGACCAACACCACCACCGACTTCTGCGCACCATCCTTTCACCACCACTCTATCTCATTTACCTCCTGTGCCAACACCTTCCACTCACACTTCTCTGAATCCTTTTCCTTATACACAACCTTCTTCTTACCACCCTCATTCTCCTTTTCCTCATCTCTCAACACCACCTGTCACATACAGTACTCTGCCTCCTACAacactttcttcttaccacccacCACCTTCTACTTACCCTGCGTTAACGACTACACCTACATCACATTACCCACATCGACCGAGACAATCGACTTTCAGGAATGCCCCAACacgaacaccaccaccaccacaagcaaCACCACCTTCCAATTGGTCAGGGGAAGACAGCACCACCTCCACTTGGCCCCCTTTTGCCCACGCACTGTCGGTCGCCATGTCACCGCACGGGGAAGAGGACTCCTCCCCAAATTTACAGCAATTGTAA